The nucleotide sequence ACTATTTCTACACTTTTTCCAGCAGTGAAAGCATTTAAAGAAGGGGAAATTGAAAAAATATTTTATTTGACTGCAAAGGGGACTACGGCATTATCTGCATTATCGGCGGTTGAGCTTCTAAATAAAAAGGGGCTTAGGTTAAAAACATTAATTTTGACTTCAAAGGAAAAGATATGTTTCAATGAAGAAACAAATTGCAATCCTGAGGAATGTATTTATGCAAAGGGTCATTATGATAGAGTAAATGATGCTATTAAGGATTTACTTAAAAATGAGGATATCTACAATAGAGAGATAATAGAGGAGTATGCTAAGAAGTACAATGTATGTCCGTTTGAATTATCTCTTGATATGTCTTTGTGGTGCGATTTAGTAATATGCGATTATAATTATGTGTTTGACCCTTCAGTGTATTTGAAGAGATTTTTTTCAGATGCAAAGGGAGGATATGTGTTTTTAGTGGATGAGGCTCACAACCTTCCTGACAGAGCAAGGGATATGTATTCTTCAGAGCTTTATAAGAGCAAAGTGATGTTTTTGAAAAAAAATTTATCTAAAAAGGACTACATCTATAAAACCATAAACAATATAAATTCTTTTTTTATAAATCTAAAGAAATTAAGTGAGGATAAGGGATATATAATTGATGAAGATGATAACTACGAAGAAGCAGCTAAAGTAATTTATAAATTTCTAAACAAGTGTGAAAAATGGATTCTTGAAAATAAGGAACATAAGATTTATAAAGAAATGCAGGAATTTTATTTGGATGCTTTCAAATTTATAAAGACATATGAATTGTATTCGGATAATTATATTTTTTATGGTGAAAAAATATCTTCTGATTTTAAGATAAAGCTATTTTGTTTAGACCCATCTAAGTTTATTGAGGAAACTGTTAAGAAGGGTATAAGTGCAGTATTTTTTTCTGCAACCTTAAGCCCTATGAATTATTTTAAAGAAATATTAGGAGCAGAAGAAGGGGACTATAATGCTACCTTTGCCTCTCCTTTTTCAGAGGACAATAGATGCATATTTATTGCTAAAAATATTTCAACTAAGTATGCTAAAAGAGAACAAAATTATGATGCAGTAGTTCAGTATATAAGAAGTTTTGTGCTTCAGAAAAAAGGAAATTACATGATATTCTTTCCATCATATAAATATATGAATAATATTTACGATAGGTTTAGTGCAGGTGAGGATTATGAGGTTATACTTCAAAAAAGCAGCATGGATGAAACTGAAAAGAATGATTTTTTAGCTGCATTTAACGATGAAAGCGAAAAGGGAACTATAGGTTTTTGTGTTCTTGGGGGTGTATTTTCAGAGGGTATTGATCTTAAGGGAGAAAGATTAATAGGAGCAGTTATAGTAGGGGTAGGTCTTCCTATGATTTGTTTAGAAAGAGATATGATAAAGAAATATTTTGACAATAGGAATAACCTAGGGTATGAATATTCATATATGTATCCAGGAATGAATAAAGTACTTCAAGCAGCAGGAAGGGTAATACGCTCGGAAAGTGATAAAGGAGCCATCATGCTTTTGGATGAAAGATTTGCGAAGTATTCTTATAAGAAGCTTATGCCTTCTGAATGGGAAAATGCCATATACAGCAGTGGAAATTTAGAAATTGAAAAAAAACTAGAAATATTTTGGGCAGATTGGTAAAAATGCAAGTTTTCTATTGAAAAAATTCACTTTATCATTATAATATTTAATAACGGTATTTTTAAAAAAATATATAATTTATACTGCGATTTGTTGAAAGTTTTGTTTTTTTTGCAATATAAAGTTAATAATGATAGAATTGGGGGCTAAGATATGACAAGAAATATTGGATATCCTGAAAAGCAGGGGCTATATGATCCAGCTTTTGAAAAGGATAATTGTGGAATTGGCTTTATTACCAGCATAAAAGGTGAAAAAAGTCATGACATAGTAAAAAAAGGTATAGAAATTCTCGTTAACTTAACGCATAGAGGGGCTGTTGGCGCAGATACAAAAACTGGTGATGGAGCAGGAATAATGCTGCAAATTCCAGATGAATTTTTCAGAATTAACTGTGATAATCTTGGTATTGAACTTCCTGAAAGTGGTAAATATGCTGTTGGAATGATTTTTCTGCCTAAAGAAACAGCATTATCATATCAATGTGAAGGTATACTTGAAAGAGCAGTAGAAGAACAGGGGCAGAAGGTTTTAGGATGGAGAGTTGTTCCTAGAGATAACAGGTCTATTGGGGAAACAGCAAAGGGCAGTGAGCCTGTTATAAAGCAGATATTTATAGGAAGCAATTGTGAAAACCAAACTGATTTTGAAAGAAATCTCTATATAATAAGAAAAAGAGCTGAAAGTGAAGTTAAAAGACTAGTAGAAAGAGGATCGGAGTACTTTTATATATGCAGTCTTTCAAGTAGAACTATAGTGTACAAGGGACTTTTGCTTGCAGATCAAATAAAAAGCTTTTATATGGATTTAAACGATATAAATTTCAAGAGTGCTATTGCTTTGGTTCATCAAAGATATAGTACTAATACTTTTCCTACTTGGGATTTAGCTCAACCATTTAGATTCTTAGCTCATAATGGAGAGATAAATACTATAAGAGGGAATAGAAATTGGATGAATGCACGTGAAGGTGTTTTAAAATCTGATGTTTTTGGAAAGAAAATATCTGATTTATTTCCTATAGTAAACCCAAAGGGAAGCGATTCAACTTCTTTGGATAATACATTTGAACTTTTAGTTGCTGACGGAAGGCCACTAGCACAGGCACTTATGATGCTTATTCCAGAGGCTTGGGAAAACAATGAAAGCATGGAGACATGGAAAAGGGCATTTTATGAGTATCAGGGAACTTTAATAGAGCCTTGGGATGGTCCAGCAGCAGTTGCATTTACAGATGGTCAGCAGGTTGGAGCTGTTCTAGATAGAAATGGACTTAGACCAGCAAGGTATCTTATAACTAAAAACAATATAGCTGTTTTGGCTTCAGAAGCTGGTGTTTTAAAATTTGAGCCTGAAGAAATAGCTTATAAAGGGAGACTTAAACCTGGAAAGATGTTCCTTATAGATACAAAAGAAGGAAGAATAATTGATGATGAAGAAATAAAAAAATCAATTTGTTTAGATAAAGAGTATGAAAAAATAGTAGAAAAGAATAAATTTACTTTAGATGATTTTGAAGCAACTGTTGGAGAAGAAGTAGTAAATGATGAAGTTTTGAAAGAAAAACAGCAGGCTTTTGGGTATACTCTTGAAGACTTAAGGGTAATACTTGGCCCTATGGCAGCTACTGGTAAAGAACCTTTGGGATCAATGGGAAATGACGCTCCTTTGGCCGTTCTTTCAAATAAATCACAACTGCTTTTTGCATACTTTAAGCAGCTGTTTGCTCAAGTAACTAATCCTCCTATAGACCCTATACGAGAGGAAATGGTTACATCTCTTGTGAATTATATAGGTTCTCAAGGAAACATATTGAATAAAGATACTGAAGCTGTTCCTTTTATAGAAATAAATTCTCCTATTTTGACAGATCTTGAAATGGAGAAGATTAAGAATCTTAGAAATAAGGATTTCAAGACAACTACAATACCTATTACATTTAAATATGATACAGGAATTGACGGATTTAAAGAAGCACTTGAGAAGATTTGTGAAAGAGCTTCTAAGAGAATAGAAGAGGGATTTAATGTAATTGTTCTAAGTGATAAGCACATAGATTCCTATGAGGCAGCTATACCTAGTTTACTTGCATTAAGTGCTGTTCAGCATCATTTAATAAAGGAAAAAACTCGTACAAAGGTATCTATTGTAGTTGAGACTGGAGAAGCAAGAGAAACTATGCATTTTGCACTGCTCGTTGGCTACGGTGCAACAGCAGTAAATCCTTACATTGCTTTTGAGTCAATTAGGCAAATTGTAAGGGAAAAGGATATTGAAGTAGAAAGTCAAGAAAAAGCTATAGAAAATTATATTTATGCTATAAATCATGGAATATTAAAGATATTATCTAAAATGGGAATATCCACACTTAGAAGCTATCATGGTGCTGAAATTTTTGAAGCAGTAGGACTTAGCAGTAAACTTGTAAGTGAATACTTTGAAGGAACACCATCTAGAATTGAAGGAATAGGCATAGATGAGGTAGCAAAAGAAGTATTAAATAGATATAAAAATGCTTTTAATAAAATAAGAAAACCAGTATCTGTTTTAAGCGTTGGAGGACAGTATTCTTGGAGAAAAAATGGTGAATATCATTTGTTCAATCCAGATACTATATATAGACTTCAGGTTTCAGCTAGAACTGGAAACTATAAAATGTTTAAAGAGTATTCTCATATTATAAACGATCAGGACAAGAATCTTTGCACTATAAGAGGCTTGTTTGAATTCAAAGACTTAAAACCTATACCACTTGAAGAGGTGGAGCCTGTAAATGAAATATTAAAAAGATTTTCATCAGGAGCTATGTCCTTTGGTTCAATCAGCAAGGAAGCTCATGAGACTATAGCTATAGCTATGAATAGAATAGGCGGAAAGAGCAACAGTGGTGAAGGCGGAGAGGATAATGAAAGATACAAGGCTGATGCTAACGGCGATTTAAGAAGAAGTGCAATAAAGCAGATAGCTTCTGCTAGATTTGGAGTAACAGCAGAGTATTTAGTAAATGCTGATGAGCTTCAAATAAAAATGGCTCAGGGAGCAAAGCCTGGTGAAGGAGGACAACTCCCAGGAAGAAAGGTAGATGTCAATATAGCTAAGGTAAGACATTCTACACCAGGAATAGACCTTATTTCTCCACCACCGCATCATGATATATACTCTATTGAGGATTTAGCTCAACTTATATTTGATTTAAAATGTGTGAACCCTTCATCAAGAATAAGCGTAAAGCTTGTTTCTGAAGTTGGAGTTGGAACTGTAGCAGCGGGTGTTGCTAAGGCACATGCAGATTCAATACTTATAAGTGGTCATGATGGAGGTACAGGTGCATCACCTATATCATCAATAAAACATGCTGGAATTCCATGGGAGCTTGGATTATCAGAAGCACAGCAGGTACTGCTTTTAAATAATTTAAGAAGCAGAGTAGTTCTTCAAACAGATGGACAATTAAAAACAGGTAGAGATGTTGTAATAGCAGCTCTTCTTGGAGCAGAGGAATTTGTTTTTGCATCTACCATACTTGTATCCTTAGGATGTGTAATGCTTAGAAACTGCCATCTTAATACTTGTGAAATGGGAATAGCAACTCAAGACCCTGAACTTAGAAAAAGATTTAAAGGAAAACCTGAATATGTTATAAACTTCCTTACATTTATAGCACAGGAAGTAAGAGAGTACATGGCACAGCTTGGCTTTAGAACTATAAATGAAATGGTTGGAAGAGTTGATAAAATACAGGCAAAGAATGCTGTAAGTCACTGGAAGGCTAAAGGGATTGACCTTTCTAAAATATTATACAAGCCTGACATGCCAAAGAGAATAAAACCATATTGTACAGTAGCTCAAGAGCATGGTTTAGATAGAATAATGGACTACAAGTTAATTCAAATAGCAAAAGATGCTTTGAACTCTAAGAAAAGTGTGGTTGGAAACTTTGAAATTAAAAATGTAGATAGATCAGTGGGAGCTATGCTGAGTGGTAAAATTGCAAAGATATACGGAGAAAATGGACTTCCAGATGATACTATAAGATTTAATTTCTTTGGTTCAGCAGGTCAAAGCTTTGGAGCTTTTGGAATGAAGGGTATGACAATTGTGCTTGAAGGAGAAGCCAATGATTATGTTGGAAAGGGCTTATCAGGAGCCAAAATAGTAATAAAAACTCCTGAAAGAGCAAGTTATAAGCAGGAAGAAAATGTTATAGCTGGAAACACCATTTTATACGGAGCAACCAGTGGAAAACTATTCATAAATGGAATGGTTGGAGAACGTTTTGCTGTAAGAAATAGTGGAGCATATGCTGTTGCTGAAGGTACAGGAGACCACTGCTGTGAATATATGACTGGTGGAATTGCTGTGGTACTTGGAGAGACAGGAAGAAACTTTGGAGCTGGTATGAGTGGAGGTATGGCATTTATTCTTGATGAAAATGACACTTTTAATGATAAATGCAAAGCTGAAACTCTTGAAATTACTAGTGACTACGATGAGGAAGATGAAAAAGTTCTTCGTGGCTTAATTGAGGAGCACTACAATTACACTAATAGTGATAAAGCTAAAGTTATATTAGAAAATTGGGGCGAATATAAGACAAAAATAAAAAAGGTTATTCCAACAGCATATAAATTGATACTTGAAAAATCAAAACAAAAAGCTGCTGCAGTTAATATGTAAGGGGGCGGAAAAATGGGAAAGGTAACTGGATTTAAAGAATACGATAGAGAAGAGTCGCCATCTCGTCCAATCGATGAGAGAATAAAGGACTACAAAGATGTTCATATGGGACTTGACAAGGAAAAGCTGAAAATTCAAGGTGCAAGATGTATGGAATGTGGTACTCCATTTTGTTCATGGGGCTGCCCTCTTGGAAATTTAATGCCTGACTTTAATGACATGGTATATAAAGGTGAGTGGAAAAAGGCTTATGAAAGGATATCTTTGACAAGCTGTTTCCCTGAATTCACAGGACGTATTTGTCCAGCTTTATGTGAAGGTTCGTGTACATTAAGTTACAATTCTGATGCTGTTTCAATAAAAGAAATTGAACTTGGAATTATAGAGGAAGCCTTTAAAAATGGATGGGTAAAGCCTAAGATTCCAAAGGTTAGAACAGGCAAAAGAATTGCAGTAATAGGATCAGGCCCAGCAGGACTTTCGGCAGCAGAAGAACTTAATTCTGTTGGACACAGCGTGGTGGTATTTGAAAGAGCTGATAAGGTAGGAGGACTTTTAAGATACGGCATTCCTGATTTTAAACTTGAAAAGCATGTAATAGATAGAAGAATTGACGTTATGGAAAAGTCTGGAATAGAGTTTAAAACCTCTACTAATGTAGGTTTTGATGTGAGTGCAGAAGAATTACTTAATGATTTTGATGTAGTTCTTCTTACAGGAGGCTCTACCATACCTAGAGATTTAAAAGTTGAAGGAAGAGAGAATATTAAAGGGGTGCATTTTGCTGTTGATTACTTAAAACAGCAGAATATGAGAAATGCTGGAATGGAAATTAAAGAAGAGGAAATAACTGCAAAGGATAAAGTTGTTGTGGTAATTGGAGGAGGAGATACTGGTTCAGACTGTATTGGTACTGCAATAAGGCAGGGTGCTAAAAAGGTATATCAGTACGAGATAATGGATAAACCTCCAGCTCAAAGGGATGAAACTATGCCTTGGCCTTTATTTCCTAGAGTGTTTAAAACCACTACATCTCATGAAGAGGGCTGTGAAAGATTATTCGGTGTTTCAACTAAAAAGCTAGAAGGAAAAGACGGTAAGCTTGAACTCCTTAAAGGTGTACAAGTTAAGTGGGAAAAAGATGAAAATGGAAAAATGTCCATGAAAGAGATAGAGGGCTCAGAGTTTGAAAAGAAGGTGGATTTGATACTTATTGCTATGGGATTTGTACATCCTCAGCATAAGGGTATAGTTGAAGATTTACAGCTGAAATTAGATTCTAGAGGAAATGTTTTTACTGATGAAAACTTTATGACAAGCCGAGAAAATGTTTTTGCAGCAGGGGATATGAGAAGAGGTCAATCACTTGTAGTATGGGCTATGCATGAGGGAAGACAATCAGCAAAAGAAATAGATAAATACCTTATGGGAGAAACTTCTCTTAGAGGATAGGTTTTACAGTAAAGGCAGAGGCTTATTAGGGCTTCTGCCTTTATTTTCTATATGTTTATATATTTATACTGAATTGACAATACAGCTGCCTTTTGATATTATAATAATACAAAGTAGAGTATTATTGTCGGAATTAAGGAAGTGAGTTAATGAAATTATCTACTAAAGGTCGATATGGAGTTAAAGCAATGGTAGATTTAGCGATTCATTATGGTGCTGAGCCAGTTTCAATAAAAAGTATATCAGAGAGGCAAAAGATATCAGAGGCTTATTTAGAGCAGCTTTTCGTTCCGCTTAGAAAATCAGGTCTAATTAAGAGCATACGAGGATCTCAAGGAGGATATGTTCTATCAAAAGATCCTAAAGATATTCATATATCAAATATCTTTGATGTTCTTGAAGGTCCAATAGAGATTTCAGACTGTGTAGAAAGCGACAGCTGTGATAATAGTGATTACTGCGTTACCCGTCTTTTGTGGGTTAAAATAAAGGAAAGCATAGACAATGTAACTAAGACTATAACCTTAAAAGATATGGTAGATGATTATAATTCTATTAAAAACCAATAGAGATTTTATATCCTTACATTTAATTGTACATGTATTAAATGTAAGGATATTTTATTTTTAGGTATATTAAAAGTAAAAGCATACATAATAAACACATGGTGATATATATGATTAGAAGTAGAGAATTTATAGGTGCAGATGTTTATTCTACAAAGGGAGAAAAAATAGGAGCAGTTGATGATGTTATCTTGAACTTTAGCTCTGGTTTTGTGTTAGGCTTTAAAATTAATAAAGGAAAAGTATTTAACAAACACTGCTGCATTTCTGTAAAAAATATGGTGAGTTTTACTTCCAAGATGATTGTAAACTATGTGCCCTATAAAGGGAGTTTTATAAGGTTTAATAGCATAAAAAATATGGATGTTATAAATTATGACGGTACAATTCTTGGAATGGTTGAGGAAATAATGTTTGATGAAAAGACCTTTAAAATCAAGGGAATTATTGTATCAAGAGGTTTTTTCGCTAACCTAGTTTCGGGGAAAAAAATAATACTGGAAGGCAACTATATGCTGGGTAAGAAAAATTTGTTCTGTTTTTCCAATGATAAAAATTTAAGTTTTGTAAGGGTGTTTCACTCGATTTCAATGGAAGATGATAAAAATGAAAAAAATATATAGATATATTATTTTAATTCTTGGCATTATTTTAACCTATATTTTGCTTTATTTATTGTTTAAAAAAGTTAAAATTTTAAGTGAAATAATTTATATTATTTTAGTAGCTTTTTTAATTGCGTACACTGTTAAACCTTTTCATAAGTGCCTTGTAAAAAAGGGCTTAAGTGCTAGAAAATCCGCAGCATTTCTTTTAGGTAGTTTAACGCTTTTTTGTATATTGTTCATGTTTTTTTTAGTGCCTTCTATATTTAAAGAAACACTTAATATAAATATGACTAAAAATGAAATACAGTATTATATAGACTTTTTAAATAAGAAGTTAAAACCTACGCTTCAAGGAATGGCTGGAGAAACTTTTATAGTTACCATATACTCAAAGTTTAATAATGAACTTAGGGAAATAGTATCGAAGCTCTTTAATTTCGTTATGAGTATTGGAAAAAACATAGTTGATATTGCAATAGTTCCAATAATATCATATTATTTTCTTGCAGATGGGGAAAACATAAGAAACAAAATACTAGTAATATTCCCTTTGAGCTATAGGAAGCTTGTAAAGAAAATAATGTGTGATGTAGATAATGTTTTAAGCAAATACAATGTGACTCAAATAATATTATGTACCTTTGTAGGCTTGCTTACATTCATTATCCTTATAGTATTTAAAGTTGATTATCCTATAATATTGTCCATAGTAAATGGCTTGTTTAATATAATACCGTACTTTGGTCCTATTTTTGGAGCTATTCCAGCTATAATCATAGCATTTTTACACTCCACAAAGGTTGGTATTTATACTACAGTATGCCTTTACATTGTTCAAATAATAGAGGGTAATTTGATTGCACCCAAAATAACAGGGGAATCCATTGACATGCACCCTTTAATTGTAATAATTTTATTGATAGCTGGAGAAAAAATTGCTGGCTTTTGGGGAATGATACTTGCTATACCTGTAGGAGTCATAATAAAAGTTATTTATGAGGATTTGAATTATTACCTTTTTTAGTAGTTTATATTGACATATGCAGATTTATCTTTTATAATATGTGTTAGTTATATTAGAGTGATGATGAGAATTAGTAAAATCAATTTGCATATAAAGAGAAGAAGTGGTTGGTGAAAACTTCCTATGTAATGATTTGAAGCTATCTCTGAACTTTTTTAAGAGAGACACTTTATTTTAGTGTAATTAGGGTGGTACCGCGGAATTATAGCTTTCGTCCCTTTGTTTAGGGATGAAGGCTTTTTTGTATATTGAATTAAATTGGAGGAGATTGGATTATGAAATACATGGGATTAAATGATATAAGAGAAAGCTACTTGAGTTTTTTTGAGAAAAAAGAGCATTTAAGACTTCCGAGTTTTTCACTCATACCGAAAAATGACAAGAGTCTTTTGCTTATAAATGCGGGTATGGCTCCTTTAAAACCTTATTTTACTGGACTTCAAACTCCACCTAAAACAAGAGTAACAACATGTCAAAAGTGTATAAGAACTGGAGATATAGAAAATATAGGAAAAACTTCAAGACATGGTACATTTTTTGAGATGCTTGGAAACTTTTCTTTTGGAGATTATTTTAAAGAAGAAGTTATTTCATGGGCGTGGGAGTATATAACAGAAGTACTTAAGTTCCCTAAGGATAGAATATATATAACAATATATCTTGATGACGATGAAGCATTCAAAATTTGGACTGAAAAAGCAGGAGTTGATCCTAGTAGAATATTTAGGTTCGGAAAAGAAGATAATTTTTGGGAGCACGGCTCAGGTCCTTGCGGTCCATGTTCTGAAATGCACTTTGATAGAAGAGAAAAGCCTGATCTTATAAAAACAAGAGAAAAATTTATTGAGCTTCAAGATAAGGATGAAGTAATTGAGTTTTGGAACTTAGTTTTCACTCAATTTGATAAAGATGAAGATGGAAACTACAATAAGCTTAAAAATCCTAATATTGATACGGGTATGGGGCTTGAAAGAATAGCAACTATAATGCAAAATACAGACAGCATATTTGAAATAGACACTATAAGAGAGGTGTTAGATGCTGTATGTAAAATATGTAATGTAAAATATGGTGAGAACCATAAAAATGATGTTTCTCTTAGAATAATAACAGATCACATAAGAAGTGTAACTTTCATGATAAGTGATGGTATATTACCTTCTAATGAGGGAAGAGGATATGTACTTAGAAGACTTCTTAGAAGAGCAGCAAGACATGGTAAAACTTTAGGAATAGAAAAAACATTCTTATGCGGATTGTGTGATGTGGTTATAAAAAATTCTAAAGGTGCTTATAAAGAACTTGAGGAAAAGCAAGATTATATTAAGAATGTAATTGAAATAGAAGAAAAAAGATTCGATGAAACACTTGACAGCGGCATGGAAATATTAAAGAATTATATAGATGAATTGTCTCTTGAAAACAAAAAAGTAATGTCCGGTGAAAAAGCATTCAGATTGTACGATACCTACGGTTTTCCTGTAGAACTTACTCAAGAAATATTAGAAGAAAAGGGCATTGAAATTGACATGAATGATTTCCATAGTGAAATGGAAAAGCAGAAAAATAGAGCAAGAGATGCAAGAGAAGAATCAAATTACATGGGTAAAGAAATAAAATTAATTGATAAATTACCTGAAAGTGTTACTACAAAATTTGTAGGATATAATTCTACAAGTACAGATTCAAAGGTTGAAGTTTTAATAAAAGATGATGAGTTTGTTTCCACTATAAACGAAGGAGAAAGTGGAATTGTTGTAACAGAGGAGACACCTTTTTATGCAGAGATGGGTGGACAAATAGGAGATAAAGGTATTATTTTTGGTAAAAATGGAGAAGCTAAAGTTGTTGACTGCAAGAACAATATATCAGGGAAAATAATACATATAGTTCAGGTAGTAAAAGGCTCAATAGAAAAGAATGAAAATGTTACTCTTGAAGTTAACTATAAAAAGAGAAAAGATATATGTAAGAATCATACAGCCACTCATATGCTTCAAGCAGCACTTAAAAAGGTTGTAGGAAGTCATATAAATCAATCAGGTTCTTATGTTGATAATGAAAGATTGAGATTTGATTTTACACATTTCACAGCTCTTACTGATGAAGAAATTTTAAAAGTAGAAGCTATGGTTAATGATGAAATAATGGCTGCATATGATGTGAAAACTGATATAATGTCTGTTGACGAAGCAAAGAAAACAGGAGCTATGGCTTTATTTGATGAAAAGTATGGCAATAGGGTAAGAGTAGTATCTGTTGGAGACTTCAGTAGAGAATTATGTGGAGGTACCCACGTAAATAATTCTGGTGAAATAGGCTTATTTAAGATAATATCAGAGTCTGGTGTAGCAGCAGGAATAAGAAGAATAGAGGCAATAACAGGTAAAGAAGCTGTTAGATATACTGAAGAAAATGATAATCTTATAAGAAATATTGAGCAGGAGCTTAAATGTTCTAAGAAGGATATTTTAAATAAAATAAATCAATATCATAGTGAATTAAAAGAAAAAGAAAAGGAAATAAATATCCTTAAAGGAAAGTTAGCTTCAGGCTTTGAAGAAAATATACTAAGTTCAGTAAAGGAAGTAAGTGGAGTTAAGTATGTTGCCTCTGAAGTAAAAGGAATAAGTGGAGATACCTTGAGAGAATTATGCGATAAAGTAAGAAATAAAATAGACGATGGTATGGTTCTACTTGCAAGTAAAGATGGCGAAAAAGTACAATTTGTAGCAATGGCTTCAAAAAATGCAGTAAAAAAAGGCGTTCACTGTGGAAAAGTAATAAAAGAGGTTGCTTCTATGTGTGGAGGAAATGGAGGCGGAAGGCCAGATATGGCTCAAGCTGGAGGAAAAGATGGAGAAAAATTAGAAACTGCGTTAAAAGAAGTAGGAAATATTATGGAAAAATTAGTAAAGTAGTATACAATTACTAAAATATGCTTTATAATATATAGTATATTTCAGTATAAAATCTTTTCACTAACAAAAAAGGGGTGAGTGTAAATTGGGGAGTGAAATTAACGATAATACAATTGAGTTTGATGTTTTGAAAAATAAAGAGGATTTAACAAAAGAGATATTGAATGAAGTTTACAATTCATTAAAGGAAAAAGGTTATAATCCTATTAATCAATTGGTTGGGTATTTGATATCTGGAGATCCCACTTACATAACCAATTACAATGGCGCACGTGCTTTAGTAAGAAAGCTTGAGAGAGATGAAATACTTGAAGAAGTATTAAAATCATATCTTGGTATAAAATAAAAGTGCTCTTAGGAGCATTTTTATTTTAACTTAAGTTTTAATTATGTAAGTTTACTTATAATAAAAAGGAGATTTGTATGAGGATACTCGGTATTGATGTAGGCAATAAGACTATAGGAGTAGCACTTAGCGATCCACTTGGATTTACAGCTCAAGGTATAACTACTATAAGAAGAAAAAACGAAGAAGAAGATATAAAAGAATTGAAAGAATTGTGTGAAAAATATGAAGTTGATACCATAGTGTGCGGTCTTCCCAAAAATATGAATGGTACAATTGGATTTCAAAGTGAAAAAGTGCTTGGATTTTGTGAAGTTATTAAACAAAACATAAATGTACCCATAAAGATGTGGGATGAGAGATTGACAACTGTAACTGCAAATAGAGCGATGCTTGAAGCTGATCTTTCTAGAAAAAAAAGAAAAAAATTAGTTGATAAAGTAGCTGCTACATATATACTTCAAGGGTATCTAAACAGTATTTAATAC is from Clostridium acetobutylicum ATCC 824 and encodes:
- a CDS encoding IreB family regulatory phosphoprotein, whose product is MGSEINDNTIEFDVLKNKEDLTKEILNEVYNSLKEKGYNPINQLVGYLISGDPTYITNYNGARALVRKLERDEILEEVLKSYLGIK
- the ruvX gene encoding Holliday junction resolvase RuvX encodes the protein MRILGIDVGNKTIGVALSDPLGFTAQGITTIRRKNEEEDIKELKELCEKYEVDTIVCGLPKNMNGTIGFQSEKVLGFCEVIKQNINVPIKMWDERLTTVTANRAMLEADLSRKKRKKLVDKVAATYILQGYLNSI